Proteins encoded within one genomic window of Streptomyces rubradiris:
- a CDS encoding adenosylmethionine--8-amino-7-oxononanoate transaminase: MPEMGVAELLELDRRHVWHPYGPMPGRVDPLVVEAASGVRLRLADGSGELVDGMSSWWSAIHGYNHPVLNEAAREQLGLMSHVMFGGLTHEPAVRLAKLLVDLSPDGLEHVFLADSGSVSVEVAVKMCLQYWRSLGRPAKRRLLTWRGGYHGDTWQPMSVCDPEGGMHELWTGVLPRQLFADPPPAGYEESYAEHLRELIARHADELAAVIVEPVVQGAGGMRFHSPAYLRVLREACDAHDVLLVFDEIATGFGRTGALFAADHAAVAPDVMCVGKALTGGYLTLAATLCNARVADGISRGEVPVLAHGPTFMGNPLAAAVACASVELLLGQDWLGEVKRIEAGLREGLAPARDVPGVRDVRVLGAIGVVQLDHPVDMRAATDAAVRAGVWLRPFRDLIYTMPPYVTSDEDVARIARAVCAAAREG; encoded by the coding sequence ATGCCTGAGATGGGCGTCGCGGAGCTGCTGGAGCTGGACCGGCGGCATGTGTGGCACCCGTACGGCCCGATGCCCGGCCGGGTGGACCCGCTCGTCGTGGAGGCGGCCAGCGGGGTCCGGCTGCGGCTGGCGGACGGTTCCGGCGAGCTGGTCGACGGCATGTCGTCGTGGTGGTCGGCCATCCACGGCTACAACCACCCGGTCCTGAACGAGGCCGCGCGCGAGCAGCTGGGCTTGATGAGCCATGTGATGTTCGGCGGGCTCACCCACGAGCCCGCCGTCCGGCTCGCGAAGCTGCTGGTCGACCTGTCACCGGACGGCCTGGAGCACGTCTTCCTGGCCGACTCGGGGTCCGTGTCGGTCGAGGTCGCGGTGAAGATGTGCCTGCAGTACTGGCGTTCGCTCGGCCGGCCGGCCAAGCGGCGGCTGCTGACCTGGCGGGGCGGCTACCACGGTGACACCTGGCAGCCGATGTCGGTGTGCGACCCCGAGGGCGGGATGCACGAGCTGTGGACCGGCGTGCTGCCGCGCCAGCTGTTCGCGGACCCGCCGCCCGCCGGGTACGAGGAGTCGTACGCGGAGCACCTGCGGGAGCTGATCGCCCGGCACGCCGACGAGCTGGCCGCGGTGATCGTGGAGCCGGTGGTGCAGGGCGCGGGCGGGATGCGCTTCCACTCCCCCGCGTATCTGCGGGTGCTGCGCGAGGCGTGCGACGCGCACGACGTGCTGTTGGTGTTCGACGAGATCGCCACCGGTTTCGGCCGCACCGGGGCGTTGTTCGCGGCGGACCACGCGGCCGTCGCGCCCGATGTGATGTGTGTGGGCAAGGCGCTGACCGGCGGTTATCTGACGCTGGCGGCCACCTTGTGCAACGCTCGGGTGGCCGACGGCATCTCGCGGGGCGAGGTGCCGGTGCTCGCGCACGGACCGACGTTCATGGGCAACCCGCTGGCGGCGGCCGTGGCCTGTGCCTCCGTCGAGCTGCTGCTGGGCCAGGACTGGCTCGGCGAGGTCAAGCGGATCGAGGCGGGCCTGCGCGAGGGGCTGGCCCCGGCGCGGGACGTTCCCGGGGTGCGCGATGTCCGGGTCCTCGGCGCCATCGGTGTCGTCCAGCTCGACCACCCGGTCGACATGCGGGCCGCGACGGACGCGGCGGTACGGGCCGGTGTGTGGCTGCGCCCGTTCCGCGACCTGATCTACACGATGCCGCCCTACGTCACCTCGGACGAGGACGTGGCACGGATCGCGCGCGCGGTGTGCGCCGCGGCGCGGGAGGGATGA
- the bioD gene encoding dethiobiotin synthase → MRVLVITGTDTEVGKTVTTAAVAASALAAGRSVAVLKAAQTGVRPDERGDADEVAWLAGPVTTDELARFPEPLAPNTAARRAGMAPVRPREVAERAAKLATEHDLVLVEGAGGLLVRFDEDGGTLADAARLLGAPVLVVARAGLGTLNATELTARELRRRELEPAGVVIGSWPGEPDLATRCNVADLPEVAGVPLLGALPAGAGALPPAEFRTAAPGWLAPRLDGTWDAEAFRTREAA, encoded by the coding sequence ATGCGGGTACTGGTGATCACGGGCACGGACACGGAGGTCGGCAAGACCGTCACCACCGCGGCCGTCGCCGCCTCGGCGCTCGCGGCCGGGCGGTCGGTGGCCGTGCTCAAGGCCGCCCAGACGGGCGTACGGCCGGACGAGCGCGGCGACGCGGACGAGGTCGCGTGGCTCGCGGGGCCGGTCACGACGGATGAACTGGCTCGATTCCCGGAGCCGTTGGCGCCGAACACGGCGGCCCGGCGGGCCGGGATGGCGCCGGTGCGTCCCCGGGAGGTGGCCGAGCGGGCCGCCAAGCTGGCCACCGAGCACGATCTGGTGCTGGTGGAGGGCGCGGGCGGGCTGCTCGTCCGGTTCGACGAGGACGGCGGCACGCTGGCCGACGCGGCCCGGCTGCTGGGCGCGCCGGTGCTGGTGGTGGCGCGGGCCGGGCTCGGCACGCTCAACGCCACGGAGCTGACGGCCCGTGAACTGCGCCGCCGGGAGCTGGAGCCGGCCGGTGTGGTGATCGGCAGCTGGCCGGGCGAGCCGGACCTGGCCACCCGCTGCAACGTGGCCGACCTGCCGGAGGTGGCCGGCGTCCCGCTGCTCGGCGCGCTGCCCGCCGGGGCGGGGGCGCTGCCGCCCGCCGAGTTCCGCACCGCGGCTCCGGGCTGGCTGGCCCCGCGGCTGGACGGGACCTGGGACGCGGAGGCGTTCCGCACCCGGGAGGCCGCGTAG
- a CDS encoding fic family toxin-antitoxin system, toxin component: MNDLRIDLAWLLMLAEQKTPGDPQVTDWGALVAAVARHQAEIFGVPVYADPYARAASLLQLLIHVPALERANALFASAVAYAYLVASGEKIATTPEQVRDLARLVKDGAAGVDDITRELRRWSR; this comes from the coding sequence TTGAACGATCTCCGTATCGACCTCGCCTGGCTGCTCATGCTCGCCGAACAGAAGACCCCGGGGGACCCGCAGGTCACCGACTGGGGTGCCCTGGTCGCCGCCGTGGCCCGGCACCAGGCGGAGATATTCGGCGTCCCCGTCTACGCCGACCCGTACGCCCGCGCCGCCTCCCTGCTCCAGCTGCTGATCCACGTCCCCGCCCTGGAACGCGCCAACGCCCTGTTCGCCTCCGCCGTCGCCTACGCCTATCTGGTCGCCAGCGGCGAGAAGATCGCCACCACCCCCGAGCAGGTCCGCGACCTCGCCCGGCTGGTGAAGGACGGCGCGGCCGGCGTCGACGACATCACGCGCGAACTGCGCCGCTGGAGCCGCTGA
- a CDS encoding toxin-antitoxin system HicB family antitoxin, producing the protein MAKTQLNVRVDEGTARVARERALARGMSVNRYIEELVRQDAGETGRTFVEAAADFMKQYESVFAEEFAEAHGTTGRNP; encoded by the coding sequence ATGGCGAAGACCCAGCTGAACGTGCGGGTGGACGAGGGCACCGCCCGGGTGGCCCGCGAACGCGCCCTGGCCCGCGGCATGAGCGTCAACCGCTATATCGAAGAGCTGGTCAGACAGGACGCCGGGGAGACCGGCCGCACGTTCGTGGAGGCCGCCGCCGACTTCATGAAGCAGTACGAGTCCGTGTTCGCCGAGGAGTTCGCCGAGGCGCACGGCACCACGGGCCGGAATCCTTGA
- a CDS encoding LLM class F420-dependent oxidoreductase encodes MSRPFRFGVNLLDLAPADEWRAKCRRAEELGYDVILVPDHLGMPAPFPALVAAAQATERPRVGTFVLNAGFWNPALLAREVATTDALTGGRLELGLGTGYTQAEHEAAGLPYGSPRERVDHLERTVAELDRLLGSDDHRPRPAQSRVPVLIGANGDRMLRLTAEHADIAAFTGARPGDTPGALDPLTAEELDERVARYRARARHRPAPAELNLLIQLVAVTDDPEPVLKPLLERQPGLTLEQAAALPIVLAGPLEDVVAKVRAQRERYGFSYLTVLEPYMEAFAPVLARLRDESA; translated from the coding sequence ATGTCGCGTCCGTTCCGCTTCGGAGTCAACCTGCTGGACCTCGCGCCCGCCGACGAGTGGCGCGCCAAGTGCCGGCGCGCGGAGGAACTGGGCTACGACGTGATCCTCGTCCCGGACCACCTCGGCATGCCCGCGCCGTTCCCCGCGTTGGTCGCGGCGGCGCAGGCCACCGAGCGGCCGCGGGTCGGCACGTTCGTGCTCAACGCGGGCTTCTGGAACCCTGCGCTGCTGGCCCGCGAGGTGGCCACCACGGACGCGCTGACCGGCGGCCGGCTCGAACTCGGCCTCGGCACCGGCTACACGCAGGCGGAGCACGAGGCGGCCGGGCTGCCGTACGGTTCGCCGCGCGAGCGGGTGGACCACCTGGAGCGGACGGTCGCGGAGCTGGACCGGCTGCTCGGCTCGGACGACCACCGGCCGCGGCCCGCGCAGTCCCGGGTACCGGTGCTGATCGGGGCCAACGGCGACCGGATGCTGCGGCTGACCGCGGAGCACGCGGACATCGCGGCCTTCACCGGGGCCCGGCCGGGCGACACGCCCGGCGCGCTGGACCCGCTCACCGCCGAGGAGCTGGACGAGCGGGTGGCCCGCTACCGGGCGCGGGCGCGGCACCGGCCGGCGCCCGCCGAGCTGAACCTGCTGATCCAGCTGGTGGCCGTCACCGACGATCCCGAGCCGGTGCTGAAGCCGCTGCTGGAGCGGCAGCCCGGGCTGACCCTGGAGCAGGCGGCGGCCCTGCCCATCGTGCTGGCCGGGCCACTGGAGGACGTGGTGGCGAAGGTGCGGGCGCAGCGGGAGCGGTACGGGTTCTCGTACCTGACCGTGCTGGAGCCGTACATGGAGGCGTTCGCGCCGGTGCTGGCACGGCTGCGCGACGAGTCCGCGTGA
- a CDS encoding GNAT family N-acetyltransferase, whose product MTDLRIRAAVPADLDSVLAFWKTAAEGTSISDDRAGVERLVARDPGALLLAERGGELVGTVIAGFDGWRCHLYRLAVHPERRRQGIGSALLAAAEERFVRLGGRRADAMVLVRNETAHHAWGAAGYGPEEHWRRWVKPLTD is encoded by the coding sequence ATGACCGACCTGCGTATACGTGCCGCCGTTCCCGCCGACCTCGACTCCGTGCTCGCGTTCTGGAAGACGGCCGCCGAGGGGACGAGCATCAGCGACGACCGCGCCGGGGTGGAGCGGCTGGTGGCCCGCGACCCCGGGGCGCTGCTCCTGGCCGAGCGTGGCGGTGAGCTGGTGGGCACGGTGATCGCCGGCTTCGACGGCTGGCGGTGTCATCTGTACCGGCTCGCGGTGCACCCGGAGCGGCGGCGGCAGGGCATCGGTTCGGCACTGCTGGCCGCCGCCGAGGAGCGGTTCGTACGGCTCGGCGGGCGGCGCGCGGACGCGATGGTGCTGGTCCGCAACGAGACCGCGCACCACGCCTGGGGAGCGGCCGGGTACGGGCCCGAGGAGCACTGGCGGCGCTGGGTGAAGCCGCTCACGGACTGA
- a CDS encoding hemolysin family protein, translating to MTEVLLLLVAILLSLACGAFVAAEFSLTTVERGELERAAARGERGAAGALKAVRNLTFQLSGAQLGITVTNLVVGMLAEPSIAKLLAGPFTALGLSRATAGSIALVLGTALSTVVLMVVGELVPKNWAISSPLAMAKRVGNAQRWFSAAFRPFITHLNNTANHFVRRLGVEPAEELASARGPQELAALARHSAKEGALEPDTAELFVRTLNLADLTAENVMTPRVQVVALDMQATCEDVANATRATGLSRFPVYRGSLDSVVGTAHIKDVLAVPADQRRHRTVAQIMREPLLVPESLTVDRLLDRLGGRRTMAVVIDEYGGTAGVATLEDIVEEVVGEVRDEHDPHETADLAPAGADEAGRALYAADGAVRTDQLARVGLRAPEGPYETLAGLVATELGRIPAAGDSVEVAGWCLDVVDASGRRAARLLLHAPLDDERTGTAGQDGGTRRGSGTRRRDRTARHGADGTGRGHGAGADEARGTREGTR from the coding sequence ATGACCGAAGTGCTCCTCCTCCTGGTGGCGATCCTGCTGTCGCTGGCCTGCGGCGCCTTCGTGGCGGCCGAGTTCTCGCTGACCACGGTGGAACGCGGCGAGCTGGAGCGGGCCGCCGCCCGCGGCGAGCGCGGTGCCGCGGGCGCCCTGAAGGCCGTACGGAACCTGACGTTCCAGCTCTCCGGCGCCCAGCTCGGCATCACCGTCACCAACCTGGTGGTCGGCATGCTCGCCGAGCCCTCGATCGCCAAACTGCTCGCCGGGCCGTTCACGGCGCTGGGGCTGTCCCGCGCCACGGCGGGCTCGATCGCGCTGGTGCTGGGCACGGCCCTGTCGACGGTCGTCCTGATGGTCGTCGGCGAGCTGGTGCCGAAGAACTGGGCGATCTCCTCGCCGCTGGCCATGGCCAAGCGGGTGGGCAACGCCCAGCGCTGGTTCAGCGCGGCCTTCCGGCCCTTCATCACCCACCTGAACAACACGGCCAACCACTTCGTGCGCCGGCTCGGCGTCGAACCGGCCGAGGAGCTGGCCTCCGCGCGCGGCCCGCAGGAGCTGGCCGCCCTCGCCCGGCACTCCGCCAAGGAGGGCGCGCTGGAGCCGGACACCGCGGAGCTGTTCGTCCGCACCCTGAACCTGGCCGACCTCACGGCCGAGAACGTGATGACGCCGCGCGTGCAGGTCGTCGCCCTCGACATGCAGGCCACCTGCGAGGACGTGGCCAACGCCACCCGGGCCACCGGCCTGTCCCGGTTCCCGGTCTACCGGGGCAGCCTGGACTCCGTCGTCGGCACCGCCCACATCAAGGACGTGCTGGCCGTCCCCGCCGACCAGCGGCGCCACCGCACGGTCGCGCAGATCATGCGCGAGCCGCTGCTGGTGCCCGAGTCGCTGACCGTCGACCGGCTGCTGGACCGGCTCGGCGGCCGGCGCACCATGGCCGTCGTCATCGACGAGTACGGCGGCACGGCCGGCGTGGCCACCCTGGAGGACATCGTGGAGGAGGTCGTCGGCGAGGTGCGGGACGAGCACGACCCGCACGAGACGGCCGACCTCGCCCCGGCCGGCGCCGACGAGGCGGGCCGCGCCCTGTACGCGGCGGACGGCGCCGTCCGCACCGACCAGCTCGCGCGCGTGGGACTGCGCGCGCCCGAGGGGCCGTACGAGACGCTGGCCGGCCTGGTCGCCACCGAGCTGGGCCGGATACCCGCCGCGGGCGACAGCGTCGAGGTGGCCGGCTGGTGCCTGGACGTCGTGGACGCCTCCGGCCGCCGGGCCGCCCGGCTGCTGCTGCACGCGCCCCTGGACGACGAACGGACCGGCACGGCCGGTCAGGACGGCGGGACGAGGCGGGGCTCCGGGACCAGGCGGCGGGACAGGACCGCCCGCCACGGGGCCGACGGGACCGGACGCGGTCACGGGGCCGGGGCCGATGAGGCCCGCGGGACACGGGAGGGGACGCGATGA
- a CDS encoding hemolysin family protein, with protein MTVVQLLIGLSTLVVNAFFVGAEFALISVRRSQIEPLAQEGDRRARSVLWGLEHVSALLAAAQLGITLCTLVLGVVAEPAIAHLLEPVFHAVGVPSGAGHAVSFVIALTLATYLHMLLGEMVPKNIALAEPVRSALLLGPPLVALSRALRPVIFAINAFANGLLKLLRVEARNEVSATFTDAELAEIVKDAGQAGLIDNRAQERLHDALELGSRPVRDVVVPLRRVVYARVGVTPEQVERLSAESGFSRFPVVDNGRRIVGYLHVKDALDASPRDMPFRLRDMRPIARVRESTPLDDVLTAMRGSRTHLAAVLGEDGRLAGLVTMEDVLRQLFGQPAAG; from the coding sequence ATGACCGTCGTACAACTGCTGATCGGCCTGTCGACCCTCGTCGTCAACGCCTTCTTCGTGGGCGCCGAGTTCGCCCTGATCTCGGTGCGCCGCTCCCAGATCGAGCCGCTGGCCCAGGAGGGCGACCGCCGCGCCCGCAGCGTGCTGTGGGGGCTGGAGCACGTGTCCGCGCTGCTGGCCGCCGCGCAGCTCGGCATCACGCTGTGCACGCTGGTGCTCGGCGTGGTCGCCGAGCCGGCGATCGCGCACCTGCTGGAGCCGGTGTTCCACGCGGTGGGCGTGCCGTCGGGCGCCGGTCACGCCGTGTCCTTCGTGATCGCGCTGACCCTCGCCACCTATCTGCACATGCTGCTCGGCGAGATGGTCCCCAAGAACATCGCGCTGGCCGAACCGGTGCGCAGCGCGCTGCTGCTCGGCCCGCCACTGGTCGCGCTCTCCCGGGCGCTGCGCCCGGTGATCTTCGCGATCAACGCGTTCGCCAACGGGCTGCTGAAGCTGTTGCGGGTGGAGGCCAGGAACGAGGTGTCGGCCACCTTCACGGACGCCGAACTCGCCGAGATCGTCAAGGACGCCGGCCAGGCGGGCCTGATCGACAACCGGGCGCAGGAGCGCCTGCACGACGCCCTGGAGCTGGGCAGCCGGCCGGTGCGGGACGTGGTCGTGCCCTTGCGCCGGGTGGTGTATGCGCGCGTCGGCGTCACCCCTGAGCAGGTGGAGCGGCTGTCGGCCGAGTCCGGGTTCTCCCGTTTCCCGGTGGTCGACAACGGGCGGCGGATCGTGGGTTATCTGCACGTGAAGGACGCGCTGGACGCCTCGCCCCGGGACATGCCGTTCCGGCTGCGGGACATGCGGCCCATCGCGCGGGTCCGGGAGAGCACCCCGCTGGACGACGTGCTCACCGCGATGCGCGGCAGCCGTACCCACCTCGCCGCGGTACTCGGCGAGGACGGCCGGCTGGCGGGCCTGGTGACCATGGAGGACGTGCTGCGGCAACTGTTCGGCCAGCCCGCGGCGGGGTGA
- a CDS encoding SGNH/GDSL hydrolase family protein: protein MHTNPTTPPYTSLVAVGDSFTEGMSDLLPDGSYRGWADVLAARMAARTPGFRYANLAVRGKLIGQIVDEQVEVAAAMRADVVTLVGGLNDTLRPKCDMIRVRDLLTEAVERLAPSCGRLVLMRSPGRQGPVLERFRPRMEQLFACVEELAGKHGAVVVDLYGAPALADPRLWDVDRLHLTAEGHRRVAEAVWQTLGYEPEDAEWHVPLPATAPPDWVARRIADVRFARQHLLPWIGRRLTGRSSGDGRPPKRPELLPYEARA from the coding sequence ATGCACACGAATCCCACCACTCCCCCGTACACCAGCCTGGTCGCCGTCGGCGACTCCTTCACCGAGGGCATGTCGGACCTGCTGCCCGACGGCTCCTACCGGGGCTGGGCGGACGTCCTCGCCGCACGGATGGCCGCCCGCACGCCCGGGTTCCGCTACGCCAACCTGGCCGTCCGCGGGAAGCTGATCGGGCAGATCGTCGACGAGCAGGTGGAGGTGGCGGCGGCCATGCGGGCCGACGTCGTCACCCTGGTCGGCGGGCTGAACGACACCCTGCGTCCCAAGTGCGACATGATCCGGGTCCGGGATCTGCTCACCGAGGCAGTGGAGCGGCTGGCGCCCTCCTGCGGGCGACTTGTGCTGATGCGCAGCCCCGGCCGCCAGGGCCCGGTGCTGGAGCGGTTCCGGCCGCGCATGGAGCAGCTGTTCGCCTGCGTGGAGGAGCTGGCCGGCAAGCACGGCGCCGTGGTGGTCGACCTGTACGGAGCGCCCGCGCTGGCGGACCCCCGGCTGTGGGACGTGGACCGGCTGCACCTGACGGCGGAGGGACACCGCCGGGTCGCCGAGGCGGTGTGGCAGACGCTCGGATACGAGCCGGAGGACGCCGAGTGGCACGTGCCGCTGCCGGCGACGGCCCCGCCGGACTGGGTGGCCCGCCGGATCGCCGACGTACGGTTCGCCCGGCAGCACCTGCTGCCGTGGATAGGCCGCCGCCTCACCGGCCGCTCCTCCGGCGACGGCCGCCCGCCCAAGCGCCCGGAACTGCTGCCCTACGAGGCTCGCGCCTAG